In a single window of the Papaver somniferum cultivar HN1 chromosome 8, ASM357369v1, whole genome shotgun sequence genome:
- the LOC113301598 gene encoding putative uncharacterized protein DDB_G0286901: MVAAGFQLGQSSITPMNNNNKGLMASTQQPRPTTSVAAGNASSFNQQNIVDIANGNQNTTTIRPSRSILNMSMGGGRSGRGTMQLVHQQNLMRWRNNGQSAGLLNTSTGPIYERGNFQRQNNNAYVANMGTTSTIGSSFVGNSAQPSTLNSTNFTGIQIINDNTNSRGTLHIGPMVSTPSNDNNIDNMDYSFTNMPTSSVMEVPGLVHKSPAMQSAYSVIEEPNSNPDYLNTEPSSVAAVEVSNPIPQPPSMNTNGFTVPQDKASFGGGIIPNANHQSISPQEETQVPTVPVTPAPLVQEAQQPEQAGKDEEDPFEGLYDLLRNDSSLGSSLPPLMENEDFAHYFQDFEQSNIDQGAIYGGKDFLNPDFDTSACEVNNGGNDGISQL; encoded by the exons ATGGTTGCTGCAGGATTTCAACTTGGTCAATCATCGATCACTCctatgaacaacaacaacaaaggcTTAATGGCATCGACACAACAACCGAGGCCTACAACTAGTGTTGCTGCTGGAAATGCGTCGTCATTTAATCAGCAAAACATTGTTGACATTGCAAATGGAAACCAGAATACCACCACAATTAGGCCATCTCGATCGATTTTAAACATGTCAATGGGAGGCGGAAGAAGTGGTAGGGGCACCATGCAACTAGTTCATCAGCAAAATCTAATGAGGTGGAGAAACAATGGCCAAAGTGCTGGACTACTTAATACCAGCACTGGCCCTATCTACGAAAGAGGTAACTTTCAGAGGCAGAATAATAATGCATATGTGGCAAATATGGGAACAACTTCAACCATCGGTTCATCATTCGTTGGTAATTCAGCCCAACCCTCTACCCTCAATTCAACCAACTTTACAGGAATTCAGATTATCAATGACAACACCAACTCTCGTGGAACACTACATATTGGTCCTATGGTTAGTACACCCTCAAATGACAACAACATAGACAACATGGACTATAGCTTCACTAACATGCCAACATCATCAGTGATGGAAGTACCTGGTCTTGTTCATAAATCCCCCGCCATGCAATCAGCTTATTCTGTAATCGAAGAACCAAACTCAAACCCTGATTACCTGAACACCGAACCATCCTCAGTTGCGGCAGTGGAAGTTTCTAATCCGATCCCTCAACCACCTTCCATGAATACTAATGGTTTTACTGTTCCTCAAGATAAAGCTTCTTTTGGAGGTGGCATAATTCCGAATGCAAATCATCAATCCATTTCCCCACAAGAAGAAACTCAAGTACCAACTGTACCAGTGACACCAGCACCATTGGTACAAGAGGCGCAACAACCGGAGCAGGCTGGGAAAGACGAAGAAGATCCATTTGAAGGATTATATGATCTATTAAGGAACGATTCTAGCCTTGGAAGCTCACTTCCTCCTTTAATGGAAAATGAGGATTTTGCACATTACTTCCAGGATTTCGAGCAATCTAATATTGATCAG GGGGCAATATATGGTGGGAAGGATTTTCTCAACCCCGACTTCGATACAAGTGCGTGTGAAGTGAATAATGGTGGCAATGACGGGATATCCCAGTTGTAA
- the LOC113303749 gene encoding mavicyanin-like — translation MGFSSKALVFFLVTMMAAASSMAATYDVGDTAGWTIMGDVNYDEWASSKTFHAGDTLRFVYNPDCDNVLQVTSSDYKNCTKTAPLATYWTGNDAIPIMGDDDHFYFICGIPSHCKVGQKVEIQVAAHAPAISPPLATPPPPSKSSSSFLSCSLLVGLVGAATYLIFMH, via the exons atgggtttcaGTAGCAAAGCTTTGGTTTTCTTCCTGGTAACTATGATGGCAGCAGCTTCATCAATGGCTGCAACTTATGATGTTGGTGATACTGCTGGTTGGACAATCATGGGAGACGTCAATTACGATGAGTGGGCTTCTTCCAAGACTTTTCACGCTGGAGACACCCTTC gTTTCGTCTACAATCCTGACTGCGACAATGTCTTACAAGTGACGTCTTCAGACTATAAAAACTGTACTAAAACAGCTCCACTCGCCACCTACTGGACAGGGAACGACGCTATTCCAATCATGGGGGATGATGATCACTTCTATTTCATCTGTGGTATCCCTAGTCACTGTAAAGTCGGCCAGAAGGTTGAAATTCAAGTTGCTGCCCACGCTCCAGCTATTTCACCACCTTTAGCAACTCCGCCACCACCCTCTAAATCTTCTTCGTCGTTTCTCTCTTGCAGTCTCCTTGTCGGTTTAGTTGGTGCCgcaacttatcttattttcatgCACTAG